taggcattGACTGGCCATCACAAAACCTGTGTGAAATTGGTGAAACTATCCACCTTAGTAAGTCTCAATATTCTTATATCAAATGAAACATTAGTTTAGAAATACTCATCCAAAGTATTGTGTTTTTCTGAGGAACAACAAAGATAGTGGAGCATGCACACAGTAATCTGTGTATAATACAGCAACCAATATCTTTTGTCCTCCTGCCCATACACATACGGACAGGTAATGGATACACTCATGCTATACCTGTTTTCCTAGGGTTACCCTGTGTATTTGCTTCAATCTGGATAAATCTTCCCAGGATAAATTTTCTGAGTAAAACTCTTATATTTTGCAATTAATATTCTACTAAAAGATATTTGCATTATTTTCCTACCTCAATAACTCTTCTCTCAATTTTTCATATGTAAGCTGTATATTATCAAATATATAATGGGATAACTATGCTCTAGATCATCAAGTGAGTGGAGTAAAACGATGGTTGAAATAAGTAGTTGAAAAAGAATTTGAGCTTGCAATTTATGACATAATGCTGCTGAAGCATGATTGTGAAAGTGCACTGAAAAGTACAATAGGATTATCCAGAATTGTAATTCATTAAAAGTGAAAGCAGTCGGCAAAATTGTGTCTATCTAAAGCAGTTTCAAATGGCTCCAGTGTCTGTGCTGAGAAAGTATAGTTTGGTTGATCCCATGCTATGAGTAGATGTGCAATGAAGTGGTATTAAAGAAAGTTTCATTGCAGTGATTACAGTGATAATCTTTATGATCTAAACAGGGGAAagtggaaaatacacaaataatattcttaaattggaaaaaaattgcaGGGAACATGAAAATCAATCTGGACACCCATATACAATGTGGAGTACAGGCAATGAAATCCAGGAAGGTAAAATGAAATGCtcatatttaatttttcctttctacaGATGAAACACCAAGAAAAACCATCAGAAGAAAATCTAACTGAATTGACTGAATTTGTTCTTTTGGGCTTTGCTGATATTCCTCATCTCCAATGGTTTCTGTTTGGATTATTCTTGGTCATCTATATCATTATACTGCTGGGCAATGgcaccatatatctgataacaaAACTGGATCCTACTCTCCAGacccccatgtattttttccttggcAATTTTTCCTTCTTGGAAATGTGCTATGTATCAGTTACTATTCCCAGAATGCTCATGAATCTTGGGACCCAGAGAAGAAGAATTTCTTTAGTTGCCTGTGCTACACAAATGTACTTTGGCCTTATGTTGGGAGCCACAGAGTGCTTCCTCCTGgcagtgatggcctatgaccgctacaTGGCCATTTGTAACCCACTGCGCTATTCTCTAGTCATGAGCCAAAAGATGTGTATCCAACTGGTGGCTGGCTCTTGGATCAGTGGAATTCCAGTCCAGATAGGGCAGACATGCcagattttttctttgtccttttgtgggtCTAACCATATAaaccacttcttctgtgataTCCCTCCAATACTCAAGCTGGCCTGTGGAAACATTTTTATGAATGAAATGTTGGTCTACATAGCTGCTGTGTTGTTTGTCACAGTTCCATATCTGCTAATACTCTTCTCCTACACCAAAATCATATGCACAATTCTTAAATTACCTTCAGTCACAAATAGGGcaaaagccttctccacctgctcatCTCATCTTATGGTTGTGGTGTTGTTCTATGGGTCAGCAGCAATTGCGTATTTAATACCCAAGACCAGCTACTCAGCAGGAACTgacaaaataatttctcttttctatACCATTGTGACTCCCATGTTTAATCCCATGATATACAGTCTAAGGAACAAGGATGTTATCATGGCACTGAGAAAATTTCTATGTAAATAATTTAGTAATTAAAGAATGAGTTATATTTACAAGAGATGATTTCTTATATATTTGTAATGAGGTTTCAACAGATATTCACTTTTAACTATACTTGTTGCCTGACAATTCAGTGGCAATTATTTCCAGTGTATGGAATTTAATATTGAGGGACTTTTCTATATTGTTatccaaattatatatatatatatatatatatatatatatatgcaaattgcAAATCATTGCTTTAATAATTCTATAATTTTACTGTATAATGTTCCTCTCAATAAAAACTTATGATAATGGCTGATGGTATATGGTGGTTTGAAATATGGACCCTATTACATCAGCTATTGCAAATGATATTGTTGATTTTCACACAGTGgtaatatctattttaaaaacaggTTGGCAATGTACGTTAAATGAAAATCTACATGCGGTTTTGCCCAGCAATGGCTCTCTAGAGAAAGAACCTTTCAATGGGGTTGCAGTTTAATAAAGATGATGGCACATCAATACAAGTGATTATTAGGTGTGGTTTATATGTATATCAGAGTAAAGATTTCAACATAACACAATACTATATTTGATCACACtcatattatcttttaaaatatatgcatataattaGAAGAAGCATGGGAATAGTCACATTTTTTAATATGTATGCTCCTTAAGATGATAAAAGGGACATGAAAAttaggagagaagaaagaaatttaaaatatagttaagatatctgCTATAAAAAGATATCATGTATATCATATACATAGTTATGCATACATACACATTGGAAATGACTTTAAATATAATCATCAAATTTTAATTGTGGATATTTAAGGGTatatttttcaatgatttttattttgcttttttaatttttttgatgtttACTACAATGAACTTGTGATCTCCATGTAATCaaaaagataataaatctgtATCCATTATGGATAAGGAAAAGGATagtatttatttatgtgtgttGTTTCCCAATTTAAAGTGATATAATTAATCACATCCTTTTACAATATTCCATGCTTACTAATGAATCCTTCATATGGGAACACAACACATCTCTAAGAGGCCATGTACTGTAATGAAAAAGTGTGGTGAAGCATGTACCTGCTTTTAAGGCTTTTTCCAAGAAATGAAGCAAGTCCGAGTTCACATTTACATGGACATACCTAACTCCAAGTGCACAGGGAATTGTATTACTGGTTTCTACTCAGAACAATACAGCCAGAATACATTTTCACCATCCTGATGgcaaactcaagaagaaattatTTACCCTGCCCAAGTGCAAAGAAAACCAGGAATAAATCATTAAGAATCTCAGACAATACATGtatacaaaattaaagaaaaaaacattatggAAATGATTAGAGGCTGGCAATTGCTTTTAATTACAAACATATTAACAAAAAGTAATTCCTGGAAATTTTCCAGGCAGGAATTGGGTCACTCTTGAAGCTATTAAATGTTGGAAGGTGTGAGAGACAAACTACGAAGTCCTCTCATTCTCAAGGTCCCAGCTGTCTTATATGGAAAAATGTTGGTTGTTAGAAAAGAAATACTTACGAGgggcaaaataatatttttataatattaatcaCTCTAACTGACATGAATTAGTTTAGGTTTTTTGCAGAGAAGGGCAAATGAGAGCTGTGTTCTTGAAGTCTATGATTATTTTGGTATCTAATAAGTTCCCTCACTCTTCAAAAAATCAACGGGCAGATATTCAAAAGCTATTTTATCATTATATTAGGTGAcataaaaaatctaaaacaatcttCACTTtgatgaaaatggaagaaaaaacttCACTTGCATGGCGACTTGTAAAATATGATGAATGTGTGCAGCTAATAtaagtactttgaaagttataaatGTCTTTAACAAGATgaactttttttctaattattttgaaTTGAAATATTCTCAGAGAAACTCACAGTGCTCAAAACTGACTTCTTCGGGAATATGAATACAGACATTTATTTGTTATACTGGACTGAAGTCAATTGATAGGGGATGTGGAGAGAGTTCTGGGGTCTGTGTGGCATCTTTAGATTACAAATTTGAGTTGAGGAAAAAATTACTATATGTATCTTCAGTTTGAATCTAGATTTATACTATAGGTTCTTATTTGAAAAAGATATGTAGTGCATAGCAATAGACAATCTTATCTTTactcctttttataaaaatatgtgtcTATTaatatatcatctatatctaatatatacttatatatttacTTGGGATAGTAATGTGCTGTAAAGTCTTCTTATGTTGATAAAATGTTGCTTAATCTGTCAAATAAAAACATTGAATGCAAAGCTTATTTTATTAAGATGTTCAATAATTGTTATGGAGTATATATAaggaaatagaataaagagttggaataaaaatgaaaggtgACCATATAGACTAATTTACAGTAAGGAgtcaaaagcaacaaaaattatgtaaatgagaaaaaaattaaaaagtctctgGAAAGGTGATGCTGAAAGTTCAAAAGGGGAGGAATGTTGAACTCTGTCATAATAAGCCTCATACACAaaacatttacatatttatgtatatatgtttactcTTTGTATGCAAGCAGAttatagctagctagctagatagatGATGTATATGTGTGTCAATGCATTTGTGGACTTACATTTCTAATTGGTTTCATTTAACTCATTATATTTATGTTGATTAAGGTTTCCAAACACATATGATGACATATATATTCACCATTGAGAATCAGTATTCCTTGACAGTCAAAATATTCAGTGAACAGTGAATCTATTAATTATTCTATAGGCTGCCCACATATTTAGTTTCCATATAGGCAGAATATGTAAATTTCAGAAAACTGTTTTATATCCTAtggcaaggaaaaggaaaagagatgtgAGGAAATTTTTGCCATTTATTCCTATCAGAGAAGTGGGGTCACATTTAAAATGCGAGTACAATAAGATGATTACTTCTTTAAACTGTGATTTTCTCCATTGTAAATAAGGAATGACAACAGACAAATatgagaaacatttaaaaattaaatagctggaaaatatttccaaggactgatactttgaaaattaattgTTGGGGAGTAAGGAGTGAtgagaaatagaataaaatgaagtGGTCAATGGAGAATCAGTATAAAGGTAAACTGCATCCTATGTCTACAGGCGGCAATAGGCCCTGGAAGCCCAGGAAAGTAGCAAATATTTTATGCCTATCTTGAGAAGCCAAAGCAGCATGAACTCTGCATATAAGTTGAAGAATGCAGGGAAATTTGGAAATCATTATAGAAAGATTTGCACTAATATTGTGTAACAAAATAATCAAGGTTTAATGGAAACCTTAATTCTCTGGAAacaggattttgtcaaatgtcttcttCCCCAATGTTCTTGAATTTTCTGAGACTCCTTTGATCCACAATCATCATTATAAATTGATAATGTTGCTGTAAGTTTGTCAGTAATATTAGGCATTGTTATCATTTTATAGACTGTGAAATTGAGACAAATGACAGCAAATTGAATGACTCAAGAATGCAAAAAAATTGATTCTCTGGATGTCTGGACTGTCTTGATTACACTGTGCCACTTGCTTGTCCAAGATTTAGAGCAAAGAATAGTACCTCCACATTATTGCAATATTCTTTAACATTGCCATTATGATCACCATGGAACACGTATTTAAttcttgatacatgcaacagaGTGCATGAGGTAGATTAAGATATTTACATTCAGATATGCATATGAAACAAAGATGATAAAGGATATCACATTATGTGATGTGAGTTTAAAAGGTAAGCTTATAAACCAAATGTTTTAGACAAAATTGATTATAAACCAAATTGATTATAAACCAAATGTTTTAGACAAAATTGATTATAAACCAAATTGATTATAAACCAAATGTTTTAGACAAAATTGATTATAAACCAAATGTTTTAGACAAAATTGATTATACTGTCTGGTACAGAGAAACTAAAGGAGCAAGCATCTATATAAATAATCAAACCTACAAGGTGGTATAATTGTCATATAAGTGATTCATTATGCAAATATCAGCAAAAATAGTGAGAATAGAGACTTTGAATTTCCCCAATTTGCATATTCAGAAAAGTGGGTAAGTGCAGTATTGCTAATTCccgacagtatttttttttcagcctaTTAGAATGTGCATTATTAACTGCTTCATGATTTTACCTCTGCTCTCTggtaactttaaaataaatgaaacaagaatAAGGGGCAAAATTGGATACAATGATactaatttaaatataatttgtagGTAGGTTGTGTAAGGGCTTTTCAAATCGTATAGATTTCTACTTGTTAATTACTAGTTAATTGTAAATCAATCTCTCTTTTAACTTTTCAAACACCCCTTCTAAGTTTCAAATTTGCCCTTAAATTAGGTTTGAGTAAAGTCATAATGCATTTTGCACTGCAACTTGAGCAATCGAGAATTCTAAGGAGTTGGAAATGCATCACTGAGACTTATGAAATAGActgaagaaatatatttaaagcaggGTGATGGAGTCAGATCAgcaaaatatctgtaaatatttggtCAAGGACAAAGGTAAGAAGTATTTCATTGACATATTGTAACTTAAAATTCTAAGAGTTTAATTATctgaacaattttgaaaaatggataaatttataatttgaagtgaaaaaagaagaatTGTGCCATGGAGTAGAGCTTTTGAAAACTAATTGATTTGCTTGTTAAAGATTCAGTCACAACTTATTTCAGATCAGGAACATAAAATACATGATAATATTTAATTAGTATTctatcagaaaatgaaaatatatctctGAGATAACTGaggaaatttattaaaaattgacTAAGATCCTCTTTCTGTTTCCTGCATAATAATTTTTCAGTGCTGCAACCACATCCTTGTTCCTAAGCCTATATATGATGGGATTCAACAGTGGAGTCACAAAGATGTAAAAATGAGAGAATGATTTGATTTCTACCTCAAACAGGTGCCAGGACCAAAGAACAAAACCACAACTATGTGGTGGGAAGAACAGGTGGAGAAAGCTTTGAACTGACTTGTGGTTGAGGGTAACTTTAAGATGGTGGAGATGATTTTCTGATGTGAGAGTTTAGTATGAATACAAAAAGAATCATGGCAAATAATACAGCAACTAAATAGACAcaaatctcattaagtgcagtgTCACCACAGGCCAGCTTGACCAATGCGGGAATctcacagaagaagtggttgaTTTGGTTAGAACCACAGAATGGCAATGAGAACACCTGAAATGTATGCCTTATCTGAACCAGAATTCCTCTGATCCAGGAGCCAACTGACAGCTGGGTACATATCTTTTGGTTCATGACTATAGGATAGAGCAGAGGGTTACAAATGgctacatagcggtcataggccatcacagccaGGAGGAAACATTCAGTGGCTCCCACCATAAGGAAGAAGCACATTTGGGTGGTGCAGCCCAGCAATGAAATGCTTTCATCCCAAGTCCAAAGGTTCACCAGAATCCTAAGGACAGTGACTGACATAAAACAGTTTTCCAATGAGAGAAAATTTGCcagaaaaaaatccatgcaaTCTGAAGAGCAGAGTCTACCCTCATGATTATCATGATAAGACCAATTCCTATAATGATAAATGTGTAtatgagagagaaaatttcaaatagGAGCCTGTGGAGGTTTGAAAAGTCAGAAAATCTCAGGAGAATTAATCTCACCACTGAAGAGAAATTGCCTTCTGCTCATTGGTCTCTAGGTAACATCtatgaaaata
This genomic stretch from Choloepus didactylus isolate mChoDid1 chromosome 6, mChoDid1.pri, whole genome shotgun sequence harbors:
- the LOC119537559 gene encoding olfactory receptor 10AG1-like encodes the protein MKHQEKPSEENLTELTEFVLLGFADIPHLQWFLFGLFLVIYIIILLGNGTIYLITKLDPTLQTPMYFFLGNFSFLEMCYVSVTIPRMLMNLGTQRRRISLVACATQMYFGLMLGATECFLLAVMAYDRYMAICNPLRYSLVMSQKMCIQLVAGSWISGIPVQIGQTCQIFSLSFCGSNHINHFFCDIPPILKLACGNIFMNEMLVYIAAVLFVTVPYLLILFSYTKIICTILKLPSVTNRAKAFSTCSSHLMVVVLFYGSAAIAYLIPKTSYSAGTDKIISLFYTIVTPMFNPMIYSLRNKDVIMALRKFLCK